A single genomic interval of Desulfuromonadales bacterium harbors:
- a CDS encoding MarR family transcriptional regulator yields MNSKETVLEVLRNAGQPLNAGKIAELGGLDRKEVDKAMEQLKKEEKIVSPKRCYWTPA; encoded by the coding sequence ATGAACAGCAAGGAAACGGTTCTCGAAGTGCTACGCAACGCAGGTCAACCCCTCAATGCGGGCAAGATAGCCGAGCTTGGCGGGTTGGACCGAAAGGAAGTTGACAAGGCGATGGAGCAGTTGAAAAAGGAGGAAAAGATTGTTTCGCCGAAGCGGTGTTATTGGACGCCGGCCTAG